Below is a window of Defluviimonas sp. SAOS-178_SWC DNA.
CGCGAGCCAGGCTTCGAGCCGCGAGACGATGTCGTCCACCAGCCGCTCATCCTCGATCTCGGCGATCGCGTCGGCGAGAAACGAGAGGATGAGCAGCGCCGTCGCCTCCTCCTTCGGCACGCCGCGCGAGCGCAGGTAGAAAAGCGCCGTCTCGTCGATGGCGCCGGTCGTGGACCCGTGCGAGCACTGGACGTCGTCGGCGTAGATCTCCAGTTCCGGCTTGGCGAGGAACTGGCTGTCCTCGTCCAGAAGCAGCGACTGGCTGATCTGGTAGCCGTCGGTCTTCTGGGCGCCGGGCTTCACCAGGATCTTGCCCTGGAACACCCCGGTCGCGCCGTTCTTCAGCACCTTCTTGAAGACCTGGCGGCTTTCGCAGCCCACCGCGTCATGGGTGATGAAGACGGTGTCGTCGTGCAGGAACCGGCCCGAGGCCCCGTCGCCGAGCGCCGCACCCGCGACATGGGCGACCGCGTCGTCGCCGACGATCTCCAGCACGCATTCGTTCCGCGTCATCTGACCGTTCACGGTGAGCGTGAAGGACTTGAAGAGCGCGCCTTCGGCGATACGGGCGAAAATATGGGTGATTGCCCGGCGCTCGTGATCGCGTCCCTGCGCGCGGACATGGTGGAAGCGGCCGCCCTCGGCGACATCGACCTCCAGAACCTTGTTGAACCGCGCCGCCGCCGGGCCGCTTTCCAGAAGCGTCAGTTCCCCGCCCGGTTCGACCTTCACACAGTGATGCAGGATCGCGTCGGAAGTCGGCGAGCCGTGGCGGTAAACGAGGTGCACCGGCCTTGCGGCCTTCCCCGAGACCCGGATCAGGAGGCCATCCGTCGCGGCCGCCGTGTTCAGCGTCGCGAAGGGCCGCGCGACCGGGGTCTGGCCCCGCGCCTCAAGCACGCCGTAAAGCTCTTTCGCCCAATGGATATCGGTCCGCGCCGTCTCGGCCAGCCGGGTAATCTCCACCCCGGCGAGCGCAGGGTCGTCCGACGCCTCGGCGTTGAAGACACCGTCCTCGAAGACCAGCGTCAGCCGGTCGACGGCCCCGAAGAACGGGGCCTCGTCCGCGACGAAGAGCGCAGCCTCCGGCGCTTCGACCGCGACGAAGTCCGCCGGATTGGTGTATTTCCAGTACTCGTCGCGCCGCCCCGGCAGCCCCGTCGCCTTGAGCCGCTTGAGCGCGTCCGCCCGCGCGGCGGCGGAGAATCCACCCTTGGGCAGGTCCAGCGCGGCGATCCGCGTTTCAGTCGCCGCCAGCCGGCCGTCGTCCTTTCGCATCGGCGCCGCCATCATGCCGTCTCCGCCAGAATGTCGGCATAGCCGTTCTGCTCGACCTCGAGCGCAAGCTCCGGCCCGCCGGTCTTCACGATGCGGCCGTCCGCCATGATATGGACGACGTCCGGTTTGATATGGTCGAGCAGGCGCTGGTAATGGGTGATGACCAGGAAACCGCGCCCTGCGTCGCGCAGCGCGTTGACCCCGTCCGCCACGAGCCGCATCGCGTCGACGTCGAGGCCGGAATCGGTCTCGTCGAGGATGCACATGGACGGTTCCAGCACCGCCATCTGGAGGATCTCGTTGCGCTTCTTCTCGCCTCCCGAGAACCCGACATTGACCGGGCGCTTCAGCATCTCGGCGTCGATCTTCAGCGTCTTGGCCTTGTCGCGCACCAGTTTCAGGAACTCGCCCGCGCTCACCTCCTCGAGCCCGCGCGCCTTCCGCTGCGCGTTGAGGGCGGTGCGCAGGAACGTCATGTTGCCGACGCCGGGGATCTCCACCGGGTACTGGAAGGCGAGGAACAGCCCAGCCGCCGCCCGCTCTTCCGGCTCCATGTCGAGAAGGTCGTGGCCGTCAAGCGCGGCCGATCCGCCAGTGACGGTGTAGCCGTCGCGGCCCGAGAGCACGTAGGACAGCGTCGATTTCCCCGACCCGTTCGGCCCCATGATCGCGTGGACGCGCCCCGGCTCGACGGTCAGGTCGACCCCTTTGAGGATCTGCTTGTCCTCGTCTTCAAGTTTGACCTGCAGGTTCTTGATTTCCAGCATATTTTCCTCATTCAAACGGATCGGGCGGCCAACGGGCCAATGGCCCGGACCGCAAGGATTTCGGATTGGGTTGGGATCAGCCCGCGGGCGTCAGCCTGTAGTCGCGGCCCTGTTCGGCCATCGTCGCGGCATAGTCCGCCGAGAAGAGATGGGACCAGAATTCCGGCGCGTTCGAGGCGACGGCCGCCTCGCCGTAATGCATCACCACGCAGCCGACCAGAAGCGCCTGGACCCGCGACCGGTTCGACAGGTGGAAGACAACGATCAGGATCAAGGCCAGCACGAAGGCGAAGAGCACCATGCCCCGGTTGCCGAGGTCGTAGAACGCCGGCGGCAGCCCCTCGAGTTTCGCAA
It encodes the following:
- a CDS encoding SufB/SufD family protein; the encoded protein is MAAPMRKDDGRLAATETRIAALDLPKGGFSAAARADALKRLKATGLPGRRDEYWKYTNPADFVAVEAPEAALFVADEAPFFGAVDRLTLVFEDGVFNAEASDDPALAGVEITRLAETARTDIHWAKELYGVLEARGQTPVARPFATLNTAAATDGLLIRVSGKAARPVHLVYRHGSPTSDAILHHCVKVEPGGELTLLESGPAAARFNKVLEVDVAEGGRFHHVRAQGRDHERRAITHIFARIAEGALFKSFTLTVNGQMTRNECVLEIVGDDAVAHVAGAALGDGASGRFLHDDTVFITHDAVGCESRQVFKKVLKNGATGVFQGKILVKPGAQKTDGYQISQSLLLDEDSQFLAKPELEIYADDVQCSHGSTTGAIDETALFYLRSRGVPKEEATALLILSFLADAIAEIEDERLVDDIVSRLEAWLARRKG
- the sufC gene encoding Fe-S cluster assembly ATPase SufC, yielding MLEIKNLQVKLEDEDKQILKGVDLTVEPGRVHAIMGPNGSGKSTLSYVLSGRDGYTVTGGSAALDGHDLLDMEPEERAAAGLFLAFQYPVEIPGVGNMTFLRTALNAQRKARGLEEVSAGEFLKLVRDKAKTLKIDAEMLKRPVNVGFSGGEKKRNEILQMAVLEPSMCILDETDSGLDVDAMRLVADGVNALRDAGRGFLVITHYQRLLDHIKPDVVHIMADGRIVKTGGPELALEVEQNGYADILAETA